The sequence below is a genomic window from Glycine max cultivar Williams 82 chromosome 20, Glycine_max_v4.0, whole genome shotgun sequence.
AATAATAAGCCGTATAAACAAGGCAATCACAAAATAACACCCTATAATTTGTAAGGAGAGAGCATCGGGGAGAAAAGGAAACATGAAATGaagtaaaaagaatatataccTAACTAGTTCTTGATGGGATAGGGATACATTTATGAGATAAACTCTGGTCGGTGGAGGAGAGTTCACAAGTAAGTGCTCCAATGTCCTACTTACTTCTTCCTTAGATATGTTTACATGTGGATGCATTTTCACTTTCAATGACTCCAATCTACCAAAGCATGGAGGTTGAACAGTCGCTGCAGCAGGATCTGATAGGTCCTGTACAATTAGAGTGAAttgaataaacattttaatGAAATGAAAGAATGAAGACAAGACatgatatgagaaaataaattgaagtaaCTTACATTTAGTATTGCCTTAAGGGTAGCAGAAGAGATTGTGAGCATCTTAACATTAGTCATAAGTCGCAGCCAGGTAATGATGACTGAATAATGTATATCAACACGGGTCTCAATATCCGCCTCTTTAAGAAGTGAAAGATCACAAGTGGAGGAGAGTTGGAGAAGAGTAAAATGGAAACCATCCCTGATTGTAAGAGAAGTGAGATTCGGAGTAGAAAGCACAATGTGTTCTTGAAAGGTGTCAAGGGTCAAAGAAGAAAGGTTAGAATTGGATATGGAGAGGACTTGTGCAGAAGTGTGCATAAAGCAATATTGAATGACCAAAGTATTCAACATGTGACAAGTAGAAAAGGGCTCAACAAAGTTGTTGTTGTGGTCACTAGCAGTAAAGTGAACATTTGTGAGATGCAAGGTTTTCAAAGATGGTAGTAGTAGAGATTTTGGAAGTTCCAAAGAATATCCAATGAACACACTGGAAAGCTTAAGAGAAGTCAAAGATGGAGAGGGAAAAAGGAGAGGGACAAAAGGAGTTTTGGAAAGCTGAAAGGAGGGTGTGGCACCGTTAATGCAATCCAATGTATCTATATAGATTGTCAACTGCTGCACATTGTGCGACACAGCATAACTGATGACGTCATGCAAGAGTGTGGCCGAAGTTGAATGAAGGACCACAAAAAGAAGATCAATTAGGGAAACAGAATGGTCTCGTCCAGAAAGAACATGAGACACAAAATTGTGATATCTGGAAAATGTTCTAGGGTGGTTGAAAGAGAGACGAGTCATACGTCTCCAAAGGTTCTTCCAACGCTGAGAGAGTACACAAGTCTGAACTGCATTTCTTGTCTCCATCAATTCCATTATGTGGACCAATACAGAGTCAGGCAACTCACTCAGTCTGTCTTTTCCACCACCTgtgctctctctctttctcttcatcGCCAACTTCCTCTTACCTTCTTCCATTCAGACCTGACCAAATTAAGATATCAAGATGCAATAAGACTTGAGTTGGATAGAGTTTCATCTAATTTAACACCTAATCCAATCAAATATAATTGGattagttttgttattttttgttaagtaaTCCAACTTAAACTAATTTGACTTTAATCGGATTGGTTCATATTATGTTGGCCAATTGACCAATTAAAATAGTATTATATTCTAGAAATTTGAAAGAATCATAATTAGTTCATATAAATCAAAGTACCGCTATAACTACACTTCTTAACTTGATGacatacaaagaaaaataattaggcggcaaataaatcataaataaaattaagagacaaaggaaaaagagtgagtaCTTGGAAGAAGACGAGACCAAGAAGcttcaaaaaacaaatataagggACTCAACAATTtactaaattgaaaaataaaaggaaaaaaatggacGATAAATTACTAGGTGCAAAATGAAGGAAATTGAAAAACCAAATGAAAGagggaaaaaagaaaggaacaaaataaatacaaaagggAAGTGAAGGATTGTTCATAGTCATACTGGTGGATCGGGAGGACGGTGATCGATTGGGGAATGTCTACGACAAGCAGGAGCGCAAATGGCATCAAATCGATGCTTTGAGTTTTGAACAATTTGATGAAAATGATCTCTGATTGTACGAGTTAGGGTTACACATAGATAATGACATATATacttatagaaataaaaaatatttattattaatattatatgcaCATGGGGTTGGGTTGGGCTAATTGGGTTTGAAACCTATTAACTCGCAACCCAACCCAATTATAATTGGTTTGGGGGAATTGCCATCAACAACCCCTATTTTACTTAtacatccattttttttttcccctaaaCACCTATCACCTGTTTCTATTTCccttttatccatatcattgcTACATATACCTCTAACATTTGATGCTTGCCTAACATTGCCAAATCAATTTGTCTTCATCAAGCCAACTTCATTGCCACAAGGCACAAACTTGGCTACGTCTTCATTAAGCCAACCTCATCCTATGACAACCACCACAAGCAAACCCTTGGAAGTTAGATAAAACCCTCATCATGGGTTCTTCGTGTTGCGGATAAGAGGGAAAGTGTAGAAGCAAATAACATAGGAAGCAAGGTTACATTctgtttttagaaatttaaattttttttctaagactaaaaacatgtttatcTTTTGATATAGATAAACATAAAAACATTCAGAAATTAGACTTTATTAGACGATGAGAAAATTAGTTCTCTTTATAAAACGAAACAagatataagatttaaaaataaattcaaacccTTTGTCAGTTAAAGCAATAGAGAGATAAAGAATTATATTGGTTTGTCTCAAACCCGAGACTACGTCTAGTTATAGAAACCCACCAAGTTTCCACTAACATATCaaagttacaaatatttttcattatcacTGGCCCTTACACATTCAAGCTTTACCCCAAACTTGACTTAAACCTAGTATTCTTTGTTCTACCAAGCCGCTGTTAACTCTAAACAAATCAATAAGATTTGTTGAAAGTTTGCACACCGATTAAAATTGTGATTATCTTACAAGTGGATATATTACTGAACATTgttagtcttttctctcaaggtaTACAAAGTGTTTGAGAGCTTAGTATCTATACAAAGATTTACAAAATCTTTAgaagaaagaatgaaagaatacgtttgcatatataatttgtatctTGTTTATTCAAAGCTTCTTTTATATATAGCCTTCATCTTTAAGTATTCATTCTCTCACAACAATTGAATTCTTTATTCTGCTCTTTGCTCAATGTCTTAAGTCCGTTGGAAcatttaatgcttgcattaaatgcacATTCCTTCTTCATGCAAAGTATGTGCTGATAGATTATCGTGTTTGCACTTTAATAGATAATTCACTTCTTTTATCATAGCAGATCTGCAACAACAAAGCATCCCTTTTGATGAGGATCAATGTTTTCTAGACCGTACActttatttattcttcataggacttTGATAGATCCTAGGAAATGTTTTTTTGCATAAAAGAATCTCAGACACAGAGTATTCAATGAAGTTTTAATTGCACTACTTAAACGTTATACTAGATCGTCTTATGAATACATCATTTGAAAATACAAACACACAAATAATGATCTGATAGCATATCAAATacaacttttatcatttgtatttatttgcatctaattaaaataattaggagTTATGATTCGTCTTAAAGACATAAATGTCTTTAGGCttaatagaaataaatattataggTTTGGAATTGGGGGAAAGAATAGCACGCATGGGTACATAGGAACAAGCATAAAGTGATTTCTTGGTACAACATCGCCTGCTGAATTGATGATGTTCAGTCTTCTAGAAAAGGTGGCAATGGGGGAGGGGGGAGAACCCTCGCGCATACAACTATAGTTGTTGTTGCAATGTTAATGATTTGAATATGCCTTTCTTCGTGTCGCAAGCGAACCCATAACTGTATGTTTGAATGTTAATGATCTAAATGTTCCTTCTAAGGGCCTTATCTTCCTTAGAGGTGTTGGTTAATACTTCCATGGGTTTTTCTTCTAGAAATTAATTTCTTGTAATagattatgaaattaatttgtgaAACATTTGATTACAAGAAAAAATGTGGATCTAATATAACatttttggaaataaaaatataaaggaagGTGCATTTAGTACttaagggggtgtatttagaaATTGCTTTGGTTTAGTCAAACTTTACCCGACTAACCCATTGAAATGCAATTGGGTTAGATTTGATTAACTAAATATCCTAGTCAATCAAGCATAAACCTCAAGTTTATTGCACCaatacaatataatataatatatcaacCTAGGCTTTATCCTATTCTGTTGGTATAGTGTATTTATGATAGGGTGTATATATACCACAGATTGATCTCTTAAAGTatgatttattcttcttttatatttcatgatttatttttaatttaaataagatatttataattataggaATATCTTATTAGAATATGATTTATAAGCATATAATATCATGCATATTGGAATACAATCctctttaattatttgtatttattccAATTAGTCTATAAAATGGATTGTGTTGTGTAGTTCAAACACATGATTTTgaatctacttttttttttttttctctctcttttaacTTGGTATTATAGTCGTATCATCCTCGGTGATATGTTATGCCTCTATTCCGCTACCgagtttcaaacaaaaaaatcagaACTCAAACCAATGTTTGCTTGGTTGTGTTGTCAAATGGTGTTTCCCATTGGGTTTGTCCTTTTGTCTGTTGTTTGCTACCTCAAACATCCCGACAATCATTAGCCACCCATTCGTCATCGGCAACTTTTATGACAACATGCATTTTAGTTGTGACTTTTTTTCCAGCGACGATCATTTCAGTGGTGAGTCTTCCCTCACATATGAATCATAGTAACTTTTTTCCATCGACTATCATTTTTATGGTAATTCTTTCCCTGTCcacaaaattattattggtTTCATTGTggatttgaaaacaacgaaCTTTGTTTTGCTTGCCATGAAATTTCTCTCGAGCAGATGGTCATTCCACctttaggatttttttattcttttatattttatgattttttttccttatttagtTAGGAGTTTTGTAATTATAGGAATACAATATCATAATACTTGTATAGTTTAAACATACAGTTTGAATATTTTGGTATATTATGtttgacaattattttattttagtataagttaaattttaatattttaaatgtttaaatattttattttttataaaattttctgatttttgttaaaaatgttaacattctgtcaacttttaaattttaaaataattaatttagcatAATAGCAGgtgagtatttttattttaatcttgttgGTCTTATTATCATTGCAAAGCTTATACTGGGCCTCAAACAAATGCTTCCACCTATGCGAGCATCATCGTCGTCGTTAGCGAAGTTCTTCCATGGTCCCACGCGGTGTCCATACTAGTGGCGGTCGTGAAGCATTCTTCTTTCCGAGAGCGTCGCCGAGTCGCtgttcatcttcttcctcttatAGCGGAGCACTAAACTTATGTTTTCTCAAATCCtcttatcttttgttttctatcCGATCCACAATGATCCTCTTTAGTTTGTTTATTGTGTGATTATATTCTGAATTTGGTGATTGATTTCAGAAATTGGATTTGAATACTAGAGATTTGTGTTTGATCGAGTTgggtattttttataaattaaaattattacagcTAAAATTCATCATAATATTTAAATCAATGTTTGGTAGTTGAATTGGTTTTCATGGAAATATTATTACACATAGTGGATTTTTAGTCCTTAGTATATTATTATTCGTACAAATGatacttcaaatttcaaacgAATAAGAAATTATAGATACTTTACCTTTTGAGTTGTTGTATcggatattaaattaattattttaaaatttaaatgttaataaaatattaacatttcaaatggaaaattaaaaaatatattttgaaaacataaaaattattattaaatttttgaaatttaatatatcaaaataaaataa
It includes:
- the LOC102668531 gene encoding FBD-associated F-box protein At4g10400 translates to MEEGKRKLAMKRKRESTGGGKDRLSELPDSVLVHIMELMETRNAVQTCVLSQRWKNLWRRMTRLSFNHPRTFSRYHNFVSHVLSGRDHSVSLIDLLFVVLHSTSATLLHDVISYAVSHNVQQLTIYIDTLDCINGATPSFQLSKTPFVPLLFPSPSLTSLKLSSVFIGYSLELPKSLLLPSLKTLHLTNVHFTASDHNNNFVEPFSTCHMLNTLVIQYCFMHTSAQVLSISNSNLSSLTLDTFQEHIVLSTPNLTSLTIRDGFHFTLLQLSSTCDLSLLKEADIETRVDIHYSVIITWLRLMTNVKMLTISSATLKAILNDLSDPAAATVQPPCFGRLESLKVKMHPHVNISKEEVSRTLEHLLVNSPPPTRVYLINVSLSHQELVRYA